From Columba livia isolate bColLiv1 breed racing homer chromosome 5, bColLiv1.pat.W.v2, whole genome shotgun sequence, one genomic window encodes:
- the TRMT5 gene encoding tRNA (guanine(37)-N1)-methyltransferase isoform X1, with amino-acid sequence MRTLWRFGYSARLLKTNHFRAAASHTSFPAVWMLLAQYSGRIPGLFVAAEKNRFFTMPEAVEDKADLELYSPNPEVRGMTLLNREAFKRTVLVPALKVKKEIVNALVKSLKHTVLQRPGLKRVVEDPEDEDSRFVILDPHKIPEFSLGESEQEVLKQLDVCPEVSKYNLELTYENFKAEEILRAVLPEGQEVTSGFSRVGHIAHLNLRDHQLPYRHLIGQVIIDKNPGITCVVNKTNIIDSTYRNFQMEVLAGDSNLVTKVKENNIAYELDFSKVYWNPRLSTEHGRIVELLKPGDVLFDVFAGIGPFAIPAAKKKCQVFANDLNPESYKWLLHNCKLNKVEKKIKAFNMDGREFLLGPVREELSKELPLLKEEQKTSFHIVMNLPALAIEFLDVFRHFLAGEPCGTARLPTVHCYGFSKHDDPAKDIQERAEASLGTSLAGRCSTYLVRNVAPNKEMLCISFQLPADVLYKRPCPDGANPASKRLCTSKDASEEELELKKS; translated from the exons ATGAG GACTTTATGGAGATTTGGATACTCTGCCAGACTACTGAAAACTAATCATTTTAGGGCAGCTGCATCACATACATCATTTCCAGCAGTTTGGATGCTATTGGCACAATATTCTGGCAGAATACCTGGGCTCTTTGtagcagctgaaaaaaacaggttttttaCAATGCCTGAAGCTGTGGAGGATAAAGCTGATCTAGAACTGTATTCACCCAATCCTGAGGTGCGGGGGATGACACTGCTCAACAGAGAAGCTTTTAAAAGGACAGTTCTTGTTCCAGCTCTTAAAGTCAAGAAAGAAATTGTAAACGCTTTGGTAAAATCTCTAAAACATACGGTACTACAGCGCCCTGGTCTAAAGCGAGTGGTTGAGGATCCAGAAGATGAGGACAGTAGGTTTGTTATTTTGGATCCTCATAAAATACCAGAATTCTCATTGGGAGAATCGGAGCAAGAGGTATTAAAACAGCTTGATGTTTGTCCTGAGGTGTCCAAGTATAACTTGGAGCTGACCTACGAGAACTTCAAGGCGGAGGAGATCCTACGAGCCGTCCTTCCTGAAGGTCAGGAAGTCACCTCGGGATTTAGCCGTGTTGGTCACATCGCTCATTTGAATCTTAGAGACCATCAGCTACCGTACAGACATTTGATCG GACAGGTTATAATTGACAAGAATCCGGGAATCACCTGTGTAGTGAATAAAACCAATATTATTGACAGCACGTACAGAAATTTTCAAATGGAAGTGCTCGCTGGAGACAGCAACCTGGTAACTAAG gtcaaagaaaataacattgcaTATGAATTGGACTTTTCTAAAGTCTACTGGAACCCACGTCTTTCCACAGAACACGGCCGTATCGTTGAGCTTTTAAAGCCCGGTGATGTCCTTTTCGATGTCTTTGCTGGGATTGGACCTTTTGCTATTccagcagcaaagaaaaaatgccaGGTGTTTGCAAACGATCTCAATCCTGAGTCCTACAAGTGGTTGCTGCACAACTGCAAACTGAACAAGGTAGAGAAGAAGATAAAAGCATTCAACATGGATGGCAGGGAGTTCCTTCTGGGGCCAGTAAGAGAGGAACTCAGTAAAGAACTCCCGCTtctgaaagaagaacagaaaacttcttttcaTATAGTCATGAATTTGCCAGCTTTGGCTATTGAATTTCTAGATGTTTTCAGGCATTTCCTCGCCGGAGAGCCATGCGGCACTGCTCGCCTTCCCACGGTGCACTGCTATGGTTTCTCCAAACACGACGACCCGGCCAAAGATATTCAAGAACGCGCTGAGGCTTCGCTGGGAACCTCCTTAGCTGGCCGCTGTTCTACCTACCTGGTCAGAAATGTCGCGCCCAACAAGGAGATGCTGTGCATCAGCTTCCAGCTTCCAGCGGACGTGCTGTACAAGAGGCCCTGCCCTGATGGAG CAAACCCAGCCTCTAAACGTCTGTGTACCAGCAAAGATGCTTCTGAAGAAGAGCTGGAACTGAAGAAGAGTTGA
- the TRMT5 gene encoding tRNA (guanine(37)-N1)-methyltransferase isoform X2, which yields MLLAQYSGRIPGLFVAAEKNRFFTMPEAVEDKADLELYSPNPEVRGMTLLNREAFKRTVLVPALKVKKEIVNALVKSLKHTVLQRPGLKRVVEDPEDEDSRFVILDPHKIPEFSLGESEQEVLKQLDVCPEVSKYNLELTYENFKAEEILRAVLPEGQEVTSGFSRVGHIAHLNLRDHQLPYRHLIGQVIIDKNPGITCVVNKTNIIDSTYRNFQMEVLAGDSNLVTKVKENNIAYELDFSKVYWNPRLSTEHGRIVELLKPGDVLFDVFAGIGPFAIPAAKKKCQVFANDLNPESYKWLLHNCKLNKVEKKIKAFNMDGREFLLGPVREELSKELPLLKEEQKTSFHIVMNLPALAIEFLDVFRHFLAGEPCGTARLPTVHCYGFSKHDDPAKDIQERAEASLGTSLAGRCSTYLVRNVAPNKEMLCISFQLPADVLYKRPCPDGANPASKRLCTSKDASEEELELKKS from the exons ATGCTATTGGCACAATATTCTGGCAGAATACCTGGGCTCTTTGtagcagctgaaaaaaacaggttttttaCAATGCCTGAAGCTGTGGAGGATAAAGCTGATCTAGAACTGTATTCACCCAATCCTGAGGTGCGGGGGATGACACTGCTCAACAGAGAAGCTTTTAAAAGGACAGTTCTTGTTCCAGCTCTTAAAGTCAAGAAAGAAATTGTAAACGCTTTGGTAAAATCTCTAAAACATACGGTACTACAGCGCCCTGGTCTAAAGCGAGTGGTTGAGGATCCAGAAGATGAGGACAGTAGGTTTGTTATTTTGGATCCTCATAAAATACCAGAATTCTCATTGGGAGAATCGGAGCAAGAGGTATTAAAACAGCTTGATGTTTGTCCTGAGGTGTCCAAGTATAACTTGGAGCTGACCTACGAGAACTTCAAGGCGGAGGAGATCCTACGAGCCGTCCTTCCTGAAGGTCAGGAAGTCACCTCGGGATTTAGCCGTGTTGGTCACATCGCTCATTTGAATCTTAGAGACCATCAGCTACCGTACAGACATTTGATCG GACAGGTTATAATTGACAAGAATCCGGGAATCACCTGTGTAGTGAATAAAACCAATATTATTGACAGCACGTACAGAAATTTTCAAATGGAAGTGCTCGCTGGAGACAGCAACCTGGTAACTAAG gtcaaagaaaataacattgcaTATGAATTGGACTTTTCTAAAGTCTACTGGAACCCACGTCTTTCCACAGAACACGGCCGTATCGTTGAGCTTTTAAAGCCCGGTGATGTCCTTTTCGATGTCTTTGCTGGGATTGGACCTTTTGCTATTccagcagcaaagaaaaaatgccaGGTGTTTGCAAACGATCTCAATCCTGAGTCCTACAAGTGGTTGCTGCACAACTGCAAACTGAACAAGGTAGAGAAGAAGATAAAAGCATTCAACATGGATGGCAGGGAGTTCCTTCTGGGGCCAGTAAGAGAGGAACTCAGTAAAGAACTCCCGCTtctgaaagaagaacagaaaacttcttttcaTATAGTCATGAATTTGCCAGCTTTGGCTATTGAATTTCTAGATGTTTTCAGGCATTTCCTCGCCGGAGAGCCATGCGGCACTGCTCGCCTTCCCACGGTGCACTGCTATGGTTTCTCCAAACACGACGACCCGGCCAAAGATATTCAAGAACGCGCTGAGGCTTCGCTGGGAACCTCCTTAGCTGGCCGCTGTTCTACCTACCTGGTCAGAAATGTCGCGCCCAACAAGGAGATGCTGTGCATCAGCTTCCAGCTTCCAGCGGACGTGCTGTACAAGAGGCCCTGCCCTGATGGAG CAAACCCAGCCTCTAAACGTCTGTGTACCAGCAAAGATGCTTCTGAAGAAGAGCTGGAACTGAAGAAGAGTTGA